A portion of the Sulfurospirillum diekertiae genome contains these proteins:
- the polA gene encoding DNA polymerase I, which produces MKILTIIDTFGFFFRNYYALPQLRNTQGFPTGLLTGFANFIYAIKNEHDTDYLLFALDSKGKNFRHTLDPNYKANRPEAPEDLRRQLPVAISWIEKMGFKCYAEEGYEADDVIASAVRFAKSHDIKVRIVTHDKDLYQLIDDGRVVIYDPMKKMEIDTEKCFEKFGVYPHKINEYLALVGDVADNIPGVKGIGPKGAKKLLDDYGTIENVYENLERIGNPRVQAMLEEGREKAFLSKQLVRLDDSLNIADKFDAFHFPCDNPLINIADELEKYELRHMLSRVRNESLHIKPKEIPSNSFNAILLDDTKMLFNIIEGIEEDAIVAFDTETNALDAYNAKIVGFSFATNTHEAYYVPIGHHYLGVGDQIALADAKRALEMLFTHKIVGQNLKFDLAVVENNFGIKDVAIYADTMLLAWLLNPETNVGLDTLALRFFNHAMVKFKDVVPKGENFSAVPLEKACEYASEDAWMTLRLFEKLHEVLDPELLDLAKEVEFPFIKTLMKMEKEGIKIDGRYFEVLLKRTDHAIEELKTEIFSLCNATFNLNSTQQLGNVLFEQLGLPTVKKTKTGYSTDENVLNELLDQHPSIAKILEYRELYKLRSTYIEPLLKLSKESPLGRVHTSFIQTGTATGRLSSKDPNLQNIPVKTELGREVRGGFVAKEGCKLIGIDYSQIELRLLAHFSGDEAMIHAFQSGKDIHKETALKLFGEEEAVAKRGVAKSINFGLLYGMGPKRLSETIGISTKEAKSYIESYFATFPTIKNYLTSVAESAKKEGYVQTLLGRKRFFDFEHANGMQYAGYLREAVNTVFQGSAADLIKLSMNKIMATLVDDEAKLLLQIHDELIFEVKEERAQAFSLQAQKVMEEIYPLRVPLKVSIAIGNNWGELK; this is translated from the coding sequence GTGAAAATTCTAACTATTATTGATACGTTTGGTTTCTTTTTTAGAAACTACTATGCGCTTCCACAACTGCGTAATACGCAGGGGTTCCCCACAGGACTTCTCACTGGATTTGCCAATTTTATTTATGCGATTAAAAACGAGCACGATACCGATTATCTTCTGTTTGCACTCGATAGTAAGGGCAAAAATTTTCGCCATACACTAGACCCTAATTATAAAGCTAATCGACCAGAAGCCCCTGAAGATTTAAGACGCCAACTGCCTGTTGCTATCTCATGGATTGAGAAAATGGGCTTTAAATGTTATGCAGAAGAGGGGTATGAAGCGGATGATGTCATTGCCTCTGCGGTGCGTTTTGCAAAAAGCCATGACATTAAAGTGCGCATTGTCACGCATGATAAAGATCTCTATCAGCTCATTGATGATGGCCGAGTGGTGATCTATGACCCTATGAAAAAGATGGAGATTGATACCGAAAAATGTTTTGAAAAATTTGGTGTTTATCCTCATAAAATCAATGAATATTTAGCCCTTGTGGGTGATGTCGCCGATAATATTCCTGGTGTAAAGGGTATCGGTCCAAAAGGTGCTAAAAAACTTTTGGATGACTATGGAACGATCGAAAATGTGTATGAAAACCTTGAACGTATAGGAAATCCTCGTGTTCAAGCAATGCTTGAGGAGGGAAGAGAAAAAGCCTTTTTAAGTAAACAGCTGGTTCGTTTGGACGATTCGCTCAACATCGCCGATAAGTTCGATGCATTTCATTTCCCTTGCGATAATCCTCTCATCAATATAGCCGATGAACTTGAAAAGTATGAGCTACGCCATATGCTCTCTCGTGTCAGAAATGAGTCTTTACATATAAAGCCAAAAGAGATTCCAAGCAATAGCTTTAATGCGATTTTACTGGACGATACCAAGATGTTGTTTAACATCATAGAAGGCATCGAAGAAGACGCTATTGTTGCGTTCGATACAGAGACGAATGCACTGGATGCGTACAATGCAAAGATCGTAGGCTTCTCGTTTGCAACCAATACGCATGAGGCATACTACGTGCCTATTGGACACCATTATTTGGGAGTAGGCGATCAGATTGCGTTAGCCGATGCGAAGAGAGCACTCGAAATGCTTTTTACGCACAAAATTGTTGGACAAAATCTCAAGTTCGACCTTGCTGTTGTTGAAAATAATTTTGGTATTAAAGATGTTGCTATCTATGCGGATACAATGCTTCTTGCATGGCTCCTTAATCCTGAAACCAATGTGGGACTTGACACACTGGCTCTTCGATTTTTTAATCATGCTATGGTTAAGTTTAAAGATGTTGTCCCTAAAGGAGAAAACTTTAGCGCTGTGCCATTAGAAAAAGCGTGTGAATATGCCAGCGAAGATGCGTGGATGACTCTTAGGCTTTTTGAAAAGCTCCACGAAGTGCTCGACCCAGAACTACTTGATCTTGCCAAAGAGGTGGAGTTCCCATTTATCAAGACACTTATGAAGATGGAAAAAGAGGGCATAAAAATTGATGGTCGTTATTTTGAAGTCCTTTTAAAACGAACAGACCATGCGATAGAAGAACTTAAAACGGAAATTTTTAGTTTGTGCAATGCAACGTTTAATCTCAATTCAACACAACAGCTCGGCAATGTTCTGTTTGAACAGTTAGGACTTCCTACCGTTAAAAAGACCAAAACAGGCTACAGTACCGATGAAAATGTTTTGAATGAACTTTTAGATCAACACCCTAGTATTGCTAAAATTTTGGAGTATCGTGAACTTTATAAACTGCGTTCTACTTACATAGAGCCATTGCTTAAACTTTCCAAAGAATCTCCTTTAGGGCGCGTGCATACCTCGTTTATACAAACAGGTACTGCAACAGGAAGACTCAGCTCGAAAGACCCTAACTTGCAAAATATCCCTGTTAAAACAGAGCTTGGACGCGAAGTACGCGGTGGTTTTGTGGCGAAAGAGGGCTGTAAACTCATCGGCATTGATTATTCTCAAATTGAGTTAAGACTTTTGGCGCATTTTAGCGGAGATGAAGCGATGATTCATGCTTTTCAATCGGGTAAAGATATTCACAAAGAGACGGCTTTAAAACTTTTTGGCGAAGAAGAAGCTGTAGCAAAACGCGGTGTAGCTAAAAGTATTAACTTTGGATTGTTGTATGGCATGGGGCCAAAGCGTCTTTCTGAAACAATTGGTATCTCGACCAAAGAGGCAAAAAGTTATATAGAGAGTTATTTTGCGACTTTTCCTACGATTAAAAATTATCTCACATCGGTGGCTGAAAGTGCTAAAAAAGAGGGATATGTACAGACACTGTTGGGTCGAAAACGTTTTTTTGACTTTGAACACGCCAATGGAATGCAATACGCGGGCTACCTTCGTGAAGCGGTCAATACCGTTTTTCAAGGAAGTGCTGCTGATCTTATCAAACTGTCTATGAATAAAATTATGGCGACGCTTGTCGATGATGAGGCAAAGTTACTGCTTCAAATTCACGATGAACTTATTTTCGAAGTGAAAGAAGAACGTGCGCAGGCGTTTTCTCTGCAAGCTCAAAAGGTAATGGAAGAGATTTATCCTCTTCGCGTTCCACTTAAAGTTTCGATTGCCATAGGCAATAATTGGGGAGAATTAAAATGA
- a CDS encoding manganese efflux pump MntP produces MIEVLLLAFALSMDAFAVSIGLGAKQNGHTTKELAFKAGLFFGIFQALMPLLGYLGGKGVFGFVSQYASYIAFGLLALIGAKMIYEGVNEGVGEEIAKITNKIMLTLAIATSIDAMAAGFSLMLLDLNPLLSCAIIGLTTFVISFLGVYVGKLSGTWLESKAEIFGGVVLVAIGFRVLFFLR; encoded by the coding sequence ATGATCGAAGTCTTGTTATTGGCATTTGCACTAAGTATGGATGCCTTTGCTGTTTCCATAGGCCTTGGCGCCAAACAAAACGGTCATACTACGAAAGAACTTGCTTTCAAAGCAGGACTTTTCTTCGGTATTTTTCAAGCATTAATGCCACTGCTTGGGTATCTTGGTGGTAAAGGTGTATTTGGTTTCGTAAGCCAGTATGCCTCCTATATTGCGTTTGGTCTGCTAGCGCTTATTGGGGCAAAAATGATCTACGAAGGTGTCAATGAAGGTGTGGGTGAGGAAATAGCAAAGATTACCAATAAAATTATGTTAACGTTAGCTATCGCGACGAGTATCGATGCCATGGCTGCAGGCTTTAGTTTAATGCTTTTAGATCTCAATCCTCTGCTTTCATGTGCTATCATTGGTTTAACAACCTTTGTGATTAGTTTTCTTGGTGTTTATGTAGGTAAGCTTAGTGGAACATGGTTGGAGAGCAAAGCGGAGATTTTTGGTGGGGTTGTTTTAGTTGCTATCGGATTTAGGGTTTTGTTTTTTTTAAGATAG
- a CDS encoding outer membrane beta-barrel protein, with protein sequence MKKSLVVASFLLLNGSAIFADTNPWFIGGEFGGMSIHGKSSSTADFNLFGTHIIQEGSTSDTINTTYEAIKVGKYFEYGRVYGSFGYQNKKEDTTSYTYGLGYDYLFKNKSDFTPFIGINASYSVGNIDNDTAKALSLDKPKGFNYGAEAGFLYALTKSTELEIGARYMISDVDDTSSFDLGTVKANFKMEDEHMIQYYVGLNYKF encoded by the coding sequence ATGAAGAAAAGTTTAGTTGTTGCATCATTTTTGTTGCTTAATGGATCTGCTATTTTTGCAGATACCAATCCATGGTTTATTGGCGGTGAGTTTGGTGGTATGAGCATTCATGGTAAAAGTTCTAGCACAGCAGATTTCAATTTATTTGGAACGCATATTATTCAGGAAGGATCAACTTCAGATACGATCAATACAACGTATGAAGCTATTAAAGTGGGTAAATACTTTGAATATGGCAGAGTTTATGGAAGTTTCGGATACCAAAATAAAAAAGAGGATACAACATCCTATACATATGGCCTTGGCTATGATTATCTCTTTAAAAACAAATCAGATTTCACACCTTTTATCGGTATAAACGCTTCTTATAGTGTAGGTAACATTGATAATGACACGGCTAAAGCACTTTCACTGGACAAGCCTAAAGGGTTTAATTACGGTGCTGAAGCTGGCTTCTTGTACGCTTTAACGAAAAGTACAGAGCTTGAAATTGGTGCTCGCTATATGATTAGTGATGTTGACGACACATCTTCCTTCGATCTAGGCACTGTAAAAGCCAATTTCAAAATGGAAGATGAACATATGATTCAATATTATGTCGGATTAAACTACAAATTTTAA
- a CDS encoding M48 family metallopeptidase: MQPLIEYQGETLCYSIITNRRLKHLYIMIDPIKGVIVKTPYTSKEYIHELVSQKAAWIFTKVKAAKKRTTIQSLFAEEGKVLYLGEPILLHVKQTPDAFYKEKTIPLVTRLVEEWSFLMSVRPTKISFRKAKKRWGSCSHTNELSFNLSLAQLPLECITYIVIHELSHIEHKNHQKSFWLCVSEFMPEYKNCEKILKNYSPTLS; encoded by the coding sequence ATGCAACCTCTCATAGAGTACCAAGGCGAAACGCTTTGTTACTCTATTATCACCAATCGTCGTCTGAAACATCTCTACATTATGATCGACCCGATCAAAGGGGTCATTGTCAAAACACCTTACACATCCAAAGAATATATTCATGAATTAGTAAGTCAAAAAGCGGCATGGATTTTTACAAAAGTCAAAGCGGCGAAAAAGCGAACGACCATACAATCCCTTTTTGCAGAAGAGGGGAAAGTGCTCTACTTGGGCGAACCTATTCTTTTACATGTAAAGCAAACACCTGATGCGTTCTACAAAGAAAAAACAATTCCGTTAGTGACGCGGCTAGTGGAAGAGTGGAGTTTTTTAATGAGCGTCAGACCTACTAAAATTAGTTTTCGTAAAGCTAAAAAACGTTGGGGAAGTTGCTCACACACCAATGAACTAAGCTTTAACCTTAGCCTTGCCCAACTGCCTTTGGAGTGCATTACCTACATCGTCATTCATGAACTCTCACACATTGAGCACAAAAACCACCAAAAAAGCTTTTGGCTCTGTGTCAGTGAATTTATGCCTGAATATAAAAACTGTGAGAAAATTCTTAAAAATTACTCTCCAACTCTTTCTTAA
- the dnaJ gene encoding molecular chaperone DnaJ has protein sequence MDLEYYEILEITKTADATEIKKAYRKLALQYHPDRNQGDKEAEEKFKAINEAYQVLSDEQKRATYDRYGKSGLDSQGFSHFSDMRYEDIMGDLGSIFESVFGGGFGSSGGFGGGGSKQNRKYNLDLEAEVTLAFNEAIFGTKKEVTFSYKKPCDTCDGTGSKDKSKATCKECKGKGQVFYRQGFMTFSQTCPNCNGKGSVVTNPCPSCNAKGFTQIEDKVTIDIPEGIDNNNRIRVAGKGNIDERGGRGDLYILVHVKEDEHFVRHNDDIYIEVPVFFTQVALGETIKIPTIRGEAELELPLGAKDKQQFIFKHEGVKNVHTHQLGSMITQISIRYPKKLTKEQKELLIQLQEEFGVEKKSKDDKFESVFDKIKSWFN, from the coding sequence GTGGATCTAGAATATTATGAAATATTGGAAATTACCAAAACAGCGGACGCTACTGAGATTAAAAAAGCCTATCGCAAATTAGCATTGCAATACCATCCCGATCGCAATCAAGGCGATAAAGAGGCTGAAGAGAAATTTAAAGCGATTAATGAGGCCTATCAAGTTTTAAGCGATGAGCAAAAACGTGCTACGTACGATCGCTACGGTAAATCCGGACTTGATTCTCAAGGCTTTAGCCATTTCTCCGATATGCGCTATGAAGACATTATGGGCGATCTTGGTTCTATTTTTGAGTCTGTCTTTGGTGGTGGCTTTGGAAGCAGTGGTGGTTTTGGCGGTGGCGGATCAAAACAAAATCGCAAATACAATCTAGACCTTGAAGCAGAAGTAACCCTCGCCTTTAATGAAGCCATTTTTGGCACTAAAAAAGAGGTGACTTTTTCCTATAAAAAGCCATGTGACACGTGTGATGGAACGGGAAGCAAAGATAAATCTAAGGCTACATGTAAAGAGTGTAAAGGCAAAGGTCAGGTCTTTTACCGACAAGGATTTATGACCTTTTCACAAACCTGTCCAAATTGTAATGGAAAAGGGAGTGTTGTCACCAATCCATGCCCAAGTTGTAATGCTAAAGGCTTTACACAAATCGAAGACAAAGTGACGATTGACATTCCCGAGGGCATTGACAATAACAACCGTATTCGCGTAGCCGGTAAAGGCAATATTGACGAGCGCGGAGGAAGAGGCGATCTTTATATCTTAGTGCACGTCAAAGAAGATGAACACTTTGTACGCCATAACGATGACATCTATATTGAAGTGCCTGTATTTTTTACGCAAGTTGCTCTTGGTGAAACCATAAAAATCCCAACGATTCGGGGAGAAGCTGAACTTGAGTTGCCTCTTGGTGCAAAAGATAAACAACAGTTTATCTTCAAACATGAAGGTGTTAAAAATGTTCATACGCATCAATTAGGAAGCATGATTACGCAAATCTCTATTCGCTATCCTAAAAAGCTCACTAAAGAGCAAAAAGAGCTACTCATTCAATTGCAAGAAGAATTCGGCGTTGAAAAAAAATCCAAAGATGATAAATTTGAAAGTGTCTTCGATAAAATCAAAAGCTGGTTTAATTAA
- a CDS encoding Spy/CpxP family protein refolding chaperone, producing MKKTILTLATLVALGTTSAFAFGGGNCQGMQSGMGMMQGGGMSGPGMMMQGGRGGMAMMEQLNLTDDQRHKLHVLQSEMKLEMTKLQDPKMRTKMQDLMSGDSFNKKEFIKLHTEMHEKMLALQADHMEKVFNLLTKEQRAELKTLMAQKPQRPAPVQTTPATSK from the coding sequence ATGAAAAAGACAATCTTAACACTCGCAACATTAGTTGCACTAGGAACCACTAGTGCTTTCGCCTTCGGTGGAGGTAACTGTCAAGGGATGCAATCCGGTATGGGTATGATGCAAGGTGGCGGAATGAGTGGTCCAGGAATGATGATGCAAGGTGGAAGAGGTGGCATGGCGATGATGGAACAGCTCAACCTTACCGATGATCAACGCCATAAATTACATGTTTTGCAAAGTGAAATGAAGTTAGAAATGACCAAGCTACAAGATCCAAAAATGAGAACAAAAATGCAAGACCTTATGAGTGGTGATAGCTTCAATAAAAAAGAGTTTATCAAACTTCATACCGAAATGCACGAAAAAATGTTAGCGCTTCAAGCGGATCATATGGAAAAAGTGTTCAATCTTCTCACAAAAGAACAACGTGCTGAGCTTAAAACGTTGATGGCTCAAAAACCACAAAGACCAGCCCCTGTACAAACAACACCTGCTACCAGTAAATAA
- a CDS encoding response regulator transcription factor → MINVLMIEDDTEFAEILSEYLAKYNIKITNFEDPYLGLSAGVKKYDLLILDLTLPGMDGLEVCKEIVAQYDIPIIISSARSDISDKVIGLQIGADDYLPKPYDPKEMYARIQSLIRRYKKKLNVRRTAKSQCFLVDEKRHEISFKGEVLNLTPAEYEILSYMIRQNGFSISREQLVYNCKSLKDKGSKSLDVIIGRLRTKIGDDSKSPEYIHSVRGIGYKLVG, encoded by the coding sequence ATGATTAATGTCTTGATGATAGAAGATGATACAGAATTCGCCGAAATTTTAAGTGAATATCTTGCGAAATACAATATTAAAATTACCAATTTTGAAGATCCTTATTTGGGTTTAAGTGCTGGGGTAAAAAAGTATGATTTGCTTATTTTAGATTTGACATTGCCGGGCATGGATGGACTTGAAGTTTGTAAAGAAATTGTTGCGCAATATGATATTCCTATCATTATCTCCTCAGCACGCAGCGATATTAGCGATAAAGTCATTGGTCTTCAAATCGGTGCGGATGATTATTTACCAAAACCGTATGACCCCAAAGAGATGTACGCACGCATTCAGAGCTTGATTCGCCGTTATAAAAAAAAGCTCAACGTTAGAAGAACAGCAAAGTCACAGTGTTTCTTGGTCGATGAAAAACGCCATGAAATCTCTTTTAAAGGAGAGGTTCTCAATCTCACTCCAGCAGAATATGAGATACTCTCGTATATGATTCGTCAAAATGGTTTTTCGATCTCCCGCGAACAGTTGGTGTATAACTGCAAATCGTTGAAAGATAAAGGCTCTAAAAGTTTAGATGTCATTATTGGTCGCTTGCGTACTAAAATTGGTGATGATTCTAAAAGCCCTGAGTACATTCACTCCGTACGAGGTATTGGGTATAAGCTTGTCGGATGA
- a CDS encoding ArsS family sensor histidine kinase gives MIKNSILNKISAIFFLSLFLLAMFFALLLEHQSDKNLENMKQRQIQSVNYLLVMYRNNVQPKDIEEYFNNFGLKKVASKHLRDSVLANGVVIFQKLSPISRFSSIVYNDRYYLFIDNFESSVLLESQDYKNFNESLWVVFVIALLILLYMYVSIFKSIAPLKTLSSQIRKFASGDLSIECQSESNDEIGEVANEFDRAVKKIRDLINSRQLFLRTIMHELKTPIGKGRIVAEMLEDAIAKKRLVNVFGRLDLLIAEFSKIEQLTSQRYELNLKEYSLLHVIDQAIDLLMLDDQKREDQVHVEGDFDFKVTVDFELMALAIKNLMDNAMKHSLNHRVFVKNSGQRLIIANEGEPLKMAIEEYFQPFVSGSKACGSGLGLGLYIVKNIVEQHGLEIAYAYEEGYHHFSIDFSKGFIA, from the coding sequence ATGATTAAAAACTCAATTCTTAATAAGATCAGTGCAATCTTTTTTCTCTCACTCTTTTTGCTTGCGATGTTTTTTGCTCTTTTGCTGGAACATCAAAGCGATAAAAATTTGGAGAATATGAAACAGCGCCAAATTCAATCGGTCAACTATCTTTTAGTCATGTATCGTAATAACGTTCAGCCTAAAGATATTGAGGAATATTTCAATAATTTTGGACTCAAAAAAGTTGCCAGTAAACATCTGCGTGATTCTGTCCTTGCCAATGGCGTAGTCATCTTCCAAAAACTTTCTCCCATTAGCCGTTTTTCTTCCATTGTGTACAATGACCGTTATTATCTTTTTATCGATAATTTTGAATCCAGTGTACTGTTAGAGAGTCAAGATTACAAAAATTTTAACGAAAGTTTATGGGTTGTTTTTGTCATTGCTTTACTCATTTTGCTTTATATGTACGTCTCTATTTTTAAAAGTATCGCACCGCTGAAAACTCTGAGTTCGCAAATACGAAAGTTTGCCAGTGGGGATTTGAGCATTGAATGCCAGAGTGAATCCAATGATGAAATCGGTGAAGTTGCCAATGAGTTTGATCGTGCTGTTAAAAAAATACGTGATCTTATCAATTCCAGACAACTTTTTTTACGAACGATTATGCATGAGCTCAAAACTCCGATTGGCAAAGGGCGTATTGTCGCTGAAATGCTTGAGGACGCTATTGCTAAAAAACGCCTCGTTAATGTGTTTGGCAGGCTTGATCTTTTGATTGCCGAATTTTCAAAGATCGAGCAGCTTACATCACAGCGATATGAACTCAATCTTAAAGAGTATTCGCTTTTACATGTAATCGATCAAGCCATTGATCTTTTGATGCTCGATGATCAAAAAAGAGAAGATCAGGTTCATGTCGAAGGCGATTTTGATTTTAAAGTGACTGTTGACTTTGAGCTCATGGCATTAGCGATTAAAAACTTGATGGATAATGCCATGAAGCATAGCCTCAATCATCGCGTTTTTGTAAAAAATAGTGGACAGAGGCTGATTATTGCCAATGAAGGCGAGCCTCTTAAAATGGCGATTGAAGAGTATTTTCAACCGTTTGTCTCTGGTTCTAAAGCCTGTGGTAGTGGATTAGGGCTTGGACTGTATATTGTCAAAAATATTGTGGAACAACATGGATTGGAAATAGCGTACGCATATGAAGAAGGCTATCATCACTTTAGTATTGATTTTTCAAAAGGATTTATCGCATGA
- the recR gene encoding recombination mediator RecR: MMRGLEKFNKLVDAFEKLPTVGRKSAIRFAYHLVLNDTFSAMKLANAIESAIQSIRKCEQCGALSEHEICDICLDERRDSQKICIVESAKDIFVLEEHKLFDGRYFVLCDLEEETLSKLEAMVHEDVKEMIFALTPSLASDALILFIEDKLKAHDLHFTKIAQGVPTGVHLENVDMLSLSKALESRTKI; the protein is encoded by the coding sequence ATGATGAGAGGGTTAGAGAAGTTTAATAAACTGGTTGATGCCTTTGAAAAACTTCCTACGGTTGGTCGCAAGTCGGCTATTAGATTTGCCTATCATTTGGTTCTAAATGACACTTTTTCTGCAATGAAACTTGCCAATGCCATTGAGAGTGCGATTCAGAGTATTCGAAAATGCGAACAGTGTGGGGCACTGAGTGAGCATGAAATTTGTGATATTTGCCTTGATGAAAGACGCGATAGTCAAAAGATCTGTATTGTAGAAAGCGCCAAAGATATTTTTGTGCTCGAGGAGCATAAACTGTTTGATGGACGTTATTTTGTTCTATGCGATTTGGAAGAAGAGACACTCAGTAAGCTTGAAGCGATGGTTCACGAAGATGTTAAGGAGATGATCTTTGCTTTGACACCTTCATTAGCGAGTGATGCACTTATTTTATTTATTGAAGATAAACTCAAAGCGCATGATCTGCATTTTACAAAAATTGCTCAAGGCGTACCAACAGGCGTGCACTTAGAAAATGTTGATATGCTCTCCTTATCTAAAGCTTTAGAATCACGTACAAAAATCTAA